One genomic region from Streptomyces sp. NBC_01304 encodes:
- a CDS encoding AAA domain-containing protein, translating to MNFLQEMVRSSHQRQRDDRSRGRERLWLSDLPDQIRKPGAREDGVLLQLKHVPQEPPPDLPELLEGWVDPLVCLNPDADDPPLADEGPAHSRLPVPAGQARDDEPAVISRDEAVEVLRAYGPWLDRWRAWAAKERREQSLRALYDMVYAWHQRLALEDDRVELVLAVGLLTWNKPGQDVVHRHLLVQRVETSVHRGTAEVTVRLSAEGAMRLEDQDFLDSGDGWIREQSAVLGDDIAASAVHPLDPDTVELLSKWQDRAYQHRIAFSARWQPPESDEPVSRVTYAPALVMRPRNLNALLRLYGKIAETIAAEEYAPLGLAQMVLDGLSAEERAAWDGHGVGQAPLFRDDPLFPGKTNEQQRRVLRRLQKDTGVVVQGPPGTGKTHTIANLVSALLAEGQRVLVTSARDQPLAVLRDKLPKPVRDLCVLLLSSTRSESGISELERTVTALTTQVASTDAETLQAEINRLTKRRLDIRGRIGTLTDQLLSVREQEYRHQGVAPGYDGTLAKIVQQVQDHRPSLEWIGAPAENAPEQPPLSAQQAQELLVLLREGAGEPRTGGALPAVEEVPASDLVEETFAASRLISDGLDEQTVQLRDILASLDRSLTDDITRHLDNAAIALHHLGLPADAARWEDTWWETHALTQRLARAQTQLWKRVEDTADYITQARHALDSVGMRRVHLPDDLDMPLAGRMVTFGQDLLEHLQAKGQPRVRERMMSLASRAQKNANDLLTLCSIDGQSPRTTDDLIHVLAYLRAHIALDVVAVRWQQVNAPLPEGDLEVLLAELAHRQTQLQHISAFAQARESIDQLLVGQGVRFALTTRPAWQILTHAAGALAHRRAADDALAQLVFWDQHLTATEAGQAPAPEARALAAALREQDSAAYIKAVDDLHAAHQRDARGRRCRHLLEQIRTPHPVLAARLLEQAHDPQWDVQLAQMERAWAWARAAQFVAVRRTPGLEQRLDKELGEQEALLEEITGELAATWGRLHCLRNMTPEQRSALQMYQTHMSNLGRGTGRSADRLRAAAKERMRVAQGAVPAWVMPIADVAEMVQTGRNSFDVVIVDEASQASMDALFLLWLAPRVIVVGDDKQCSPPSTGFGRHQAIRDKLAAYLHDMPSGVRELYMPHTNLYGLLTSFFPEVIRLDEHFRCVPEIINWSSGTFYDHSLLPLRQYGGERLDPLRVTYVEDAATVGHESRIHNPMEAEAVVDILERLTEDEIYRDKTIGVIVLQGFGQIKHIQVLIEQRIAPAVRQRHRIQVGNAASFQGDERHVILLSMVVTDPKRIAGGARSEQQAYNVAASRAQDQMWLFHSVPVDRLKPKDIRLNLITYMHNPPAALAAVHDIGFVSADVVQAPFQSLFEQQVYLRLKALGYHVLPQFPAGTKKIDLVVVGARGRLAVECDGAYFHDTTREQIERDHQRDRELRRVGWQFYRIPESEFRFDSEEALAGLWDELNRLEIHPAQYAPATTERQDMPAWNPLNLPDIEESAEDDVLGSDDVSHAGTGEQSSVSRSASPRDDRSDDAIELSNVSSHDTGGSPEDLEESA from the coding sequence GTGAACTTTCTGCAGGAGATGGTGCGTAGCAGTCATCAGCGCCAGCGGGATGACCGTAGTCGTGGCCGTGAACGGCTGTGGCTTTCGGATCTGCCCGACCAGATCCGAAAGCCCGGTGCTCGTGAAGACGGCGTGCTTTTGCAGCTCAAGCACGTTCCGCAGGAGCCGCCACCGGATCTTCCGGAGCTCCTTGAGGGTTGGGTAGATCCGCTGGTGTGCCTGAACCCCGACGCGGATGATCCGCCGCTGGCTGACGAGGGGCCAGCGCACAGCAGGCTGCCGGTACCTGCAGGCCAGGCCCGGGACGATGAGCCGGCCGTCATTTCCCGTGATGAGGCGGTTGAGGTCCTGCGCGCGTACGGACCGTGGCTGGACCGTTGGCGGGCTTGGGCGGCGAAAGAGCGCCGTGAGCAGTCGCTGCGTGCCCTGTATGACATGGTCTATGCCTGGCATCAGCGGCTTGCGCTGGAGGATGACCGGGTCGAACTGGTTCTGGCCGTGGGCTTGCTGACGTGGAACAAGCCGGGGCAGGACGTGGTGCACCGGCATCTGCTCGTCCAGCGCGTCGAGACATCAGTGCACCGCGGTACTGCCGAGGTGACGGTGCGGCTGTCCGCGGAAGGGGCAATGCGCTTGGAGGACCAGGACTTCCTGGACTCGGGGGACGGCTGGATCCGCGAGCAGTCCGCAGTCCTGGGGGATGACATCGCCGCCAGTGCCGTGCACCCACTGGACCCGGACACGGTCGAGTTGCTGTCCAAGTGGCAAGACCGCGCGTATCAGCATCGGATCGCCTTCAGCGCCCGATGGCAGCCGCCTGAGTCGGACGAGCCCGTGTCGCGGGTGACGTATGCGCCTGCATTGGTGATGCGGCCGCGGAATCTGAACGCCCTGCTCCGCTTGTACGGCAAGATCGCGGAGACCATTGCAGCGGAGGAGTACGCACCCCTCGGCCTGGCCCAGATGGTCTTGGACGGTCTCAGCGCCGAGGAACGCGCGGCATGGGACGGTCACGGCGTGGGCCAGGCCCCGCTCTTTCGCGATGATCCACTCTTCCCGGGCAAGACGAACGAGCAGCAGCGCAGGGTGCTGCGCCGGCTGCAGAAGGACACCGGCGTGGTTGTGCAGGGCCCGCCGGGCACGGGCAAGACGCACACGATCGCCAACCTGGTGTCGGCTCTGCTCGCGGAGGGTCAGCGCGTCCTGGTCACCAGCGCCCGTGACCAGCCGCTTGCTGTGTTGCGCGACAAACTTCCGAAACCCGTGCGGGACTTGTGTGTGCTGCTGCTCAGCTCCACCCGCAGTGAGAGCGGCATCAGCGAGTTGGAGCGAACCGTGACAGCGCTGACCACGCAGGTGGCGAGCACGGATGCTGAGACTCTGCAGGCGGAGATCAACCGTTTGACCAAGCGTCGCCTCGACATCCGGGGCCGCATCGGCACGCTCACCGACCAGCTGTTGTCCGTACGCGAGCAGGAGTACCGCCACCAAGGCGTGGCACCCGGTTACGACGGCACCCTGGCCAAGATCGTGCAGCAAGTCCAGGACCACCGGCCGTCACTGGAGTGGATCGGTGCCCCGGCCGAGAATGCGCCCGAACAGCCGCCGCTGTCCGCGCAGCAGGCCCAGGAACTGTTGGTGTTGTTGCGCGAGGGCGCCGGCGAACCCCGGACAGGCGGTGCCTTGCCCGCCGTCGAGGAGGTGCCGGCCTCTGATCTGGTCGAAGAGACGTTCGCCGCGAGCCGCCTGATATCCGACGGCCTGGATGAACAGACCGTGCAGCTGCGCGACATCCTCGCCAGCCTGGACCGCTCGCTGACCGATGACATCACACGGCACCTGGACAACGCGGCGATCGCGCTGCACCACCTGGGCCTTCCCGCCGACGCGGCCCGTTGGGAGGACACCTGGTGGGAGACCCATGCGCTGACCCAGCGTCTGGCACGGGCCCAGACGCAGCTGTGGAAGCGCGTTGAGGACACCGCCGACTACATCACCCAAGCGCGCCACGCACTCGACTCGGTCGGAATGCGGCGCGTACACCTGCCCGACGACCTTGACATGCCGCTGGCCGGGCGCATGGTCACCTTCGGGCAGGACCTCCTCGAGCATCTGCAGGCCAAGGGCCAACCACGGGTGCGCGAGCGGATGATGTCGCTCGCTTCACGCGCACAGAAGAACGCCAACGACCTCCTGACCCTGTGCAGCATCGACGGGCAGAGTCCGCGCACCACTGATGATCTGATCCACGTCCTGGCATATCTGCGCGCCCACATCGCATTGGACGTCGTTGCGGTGCGCTGGCAGCAGGTGAACGCGCCCCTGCCCGAGGGAGACCTGGAGGTGCTCCTCGCGGAATTGGCCCACCGTCAGACGCAGTTGCAGCACATTTCCGCTTTTGCTCAGGCGAGGGAAAGCATCGACCAGCTCCTCGTCGGCCAGGGCGTCAGGTTTGCTTTGACCACACGCCCCGCCTGGCAGATCCTCACCCACGCGGCGGGCGCACTGGCCCACCGGCGTGCCGCTGACGACGCCCTTGCCCAGCTCGTCTTTTGGGATCAGCACCTGACCGCTACCGAGGCCGGACAAGCGCCGGCCCCAGAGGCGCGAGCCCTCGCGGCTGCGCTACGCGAACAGGACTCCGCCGCCTACATCAAGGCCGTCGACGACCTGCACGCCGCTCACCAACGGGATGCGCGCGGACGGCGCTGTCGCCATCTGCTCGAGCAGATCCGCACCCCCCACCCGGTGCTCGCTGCCCGCCTGCTGGAACAAGCCCATGACCCGCAATGGGACGTGCAGCTGGCCCAGATGGAGCGCGCCTGGGCATGGGCACGTGCCGCGCAGTTCGTCGCCGTTCGCCGCACGCCCGGCCTGGAGCAGCGTCTGGACAAGGAACTCGGCGAGCAAGAAGCCCTGCTGGAGGAGATCACCGGTGAACTCGCTGCGACCTGGGGCCGTTTGCACTGTCTGAGGAACATGACCCCCGAGCAGCGGTCGGCTTTGCAGATGTACCAGACTCACATGTCCAACCTCGGCCGCGGTACAGGCCGCAGCGCCGACCGGCTGCGCGCCGCCGCGAAGGAACGCATGCGGGTTGCTCAGGGCGCCGTCCCGGCCTGGGTCATGCCCATCGCGGATGTCGCCGAAATGGTGCAGACCGGCCGTAACAGCTTCGATGTCGTCATCGTCGACGAAGCTAGTCAGGCCAGCATGGATGCTCTGTTCCTGCTGTGGCTCGCGCCGCGCGTCATCGTCGTTGGAGACGACAAGCAGTGCTCACCCCCATCCACCGGCTTCGGCCGCCACCAGGCCATCCGGGACAAACTCGCCGCCTATCTACATGACATGCCTTCCGGTGTCCGCGAGCTGTACATGCCGCACACCAACCTCTACGGCCTGCTCACCTCGTTCTTCCCTGAAGTCATCCGCCTGGATGAACACTTCCGCTGCGTCCCGGAGATCATCAACTGGTCGTCGGGAACCTTCTACGACCACTCTTTGCTGCCACTTCGCCAGTACGGGGGTGAACGGCTGGATCCTCTGCGTGTCACCTACGTCGAGGATGCGGCGACGGTCGGCCACGAGAGTCGCATCCACAACCCGATGGAAGCAGAAGCCGTCGTGGACATCCTTGAGCGCCTCACCGAGGACGAGATCTACCGCGACAAGACGATCGGCGTGATCGTCCTGCAAGGGTTCGGCCAAATCAAGCATATTCAGGTGCTGATCGAACAGCGGATCGCTCCGGCCGTGCGTCAACGGCACCGTATCCAGGTAGGTAACGCCGCCTCATTCCAGGGCGACGAGCGCCACGTGATCCTGCTGTCCATGGTGGTCACCGACCCCAAAAGGATCGCTGGCGGTGCCCGCAGCGAACAACAGGCTTACAACGTCGCCGCCAGCCGCGCCCAAGATCAGATGTGGCTGTTCCATTCGGTACCGGTTGACCGCCTCAAGCCTAAAGACATCCGCCTGAACCTGATCACCTACATGCACAACCCGCCTGCAGCGCTCGCTGCCGTACACGACATCGGGTTCGTGTCTGCCGATGTCGTACAGGCACCGTTCCAGTCGTTGTTCGAACAACAGGTCTACCTGCGCCTCAAGGCCCTCGGATATCACGTCCTACCGCAATTCCCGGCGGGCACCAAGAAGATCGACCTGGTCGTCGTCGGCGCCCGCGGACGGCTTGCCGTGGAGTGCGACGGCGCCTATTTCCACGACACCACGCGTGAACAGATCGAACGCGATCACCAGCGCGACCGTGAACTACGCAGGGTGGGCTGGCAGTTCTACCGCATCCCCGAAAGTGAGTTCCGCTTCGACTCGGAGGAGGCACTCGCTGGGCTGTGGGACGAACTGAATCGCCTGGAGATACATCCCGCCCAATACGCGCCTGCGACGACGGAGCGCCAGGACATGCCCGCGTGGAACCCCCTCAACCTCCCCGACATCGAGGAAAGCGCCGAGGACGACGTGCTTGGCAGCGACGACGTTAGTCACGCTGGCACTGGCGAGCAATCGTCCGTTTCCCGCAGCGCTTCGCCACGCGACGACCGCAGCGATGACGCCATTGAGCTGAGCAATGTTTCCAGCCATGACACAGGCGGCAGCCCAGAGGACCTGGAGGAGAGCGCATGA
- a CDS encoding SDR family NAD(P)-dependent oxidoreductase: MSDLRPKRLLGKVVVVTGAARGQGAAEAEALTQEGARVIATDVIKATGIRPLDVTEEAQWAQLAAELRESCGQIHGLVNNAGITWRARLDEVRAADFARVHAVNVTGPLLGIQHLTPLMPPGASIVNVGSSAALTAHYPVAYTSSKWALRGLSKAAALELGPRGIRVNTIHPGFIETEMTASAAPAFRESNLRETPLGRTGTVDEITPLVTFLLSDDASFITGAEIPVDGGYTAHGGAKSISDALRTQAGS; this comes from the coding sequence GTGAGCGACCTGCGCCCCAAGCGGCTTCTCGGCAAGGTCGTGGTCGTCACCGGCGCGGCCCGCGGTCAGGGCGCCGCCGAAGCCGAGGCGCTCACCCAAGAGGGCGCCCGCGTCATCGCCACCGACGTCATCAAGGCCACGGGCATCCGCCCCCTCGACGTCACCGAAGAGGCACAGTGGGCCCAACTCGCCGCCGAGCTTAGGGAGTCCTGCGGACAGATCCACGGCCTGGTCAACAACGCGGGCATCACCTGGCGCGCCCGCCTCGACGAGGTCCGGGCCGCCGACTTCGCCCGCGTGCACGCCGTCAACGTCACCGGCCCCCTCCTCGGCATCCAGCACCTCACCCCGCTGATGCCACCCGGCGCCTCCATCGTTAACGTCGGCTCGTCCGCCGCGCTCACCGCCCACTACCCGGTCGCGTACACGTCCAGCAAATGGGCGCTGCGCGGCCTGTCGAAGGCCGCCGCGCTCGAACTCGGGCCGCGCGGCATCCGCGTCAACACCATCCACCCCGGCTTCATCGAGACGGAGATGACCGCGTCGGCCGCCCCCGCCTTCCGCGAGAGCAACCTCCGCGAGACCCCGCTCGGCCGCACCGGCACAGTCGACGAGATCACCCCGCTCGTCACGTTCCTGCTCTCCGACGACGCCTCCTTCATCACCGGCGCCGAGATCCCCGTCGACGGCGGCTACACCGCCCACGGCGGCGCCAAGTCGATCTCCGACGCCCTGCGCACGCAAGCCGGATCGTAA
- a CDS encoding fumarylacetoacetate hydrolase family protein, producing MRFATYVHQHRTRVAVVEEDGTLYPLPGIASLTELIRSGGGLPALLEAGAAALDVPPGPHVSQVRLLPPLQPSSVRDFVTFEEHVEGVRKAVDGVAGVPEQWYAAPTFYFTNPHATFGPHDDVPVPPGSTALDYELEVAAVIGREGGDLTPEQARDHIIGYTIFNDWSARDLQSAEMKVGLGPCKGKDTATTLGPYLVTPDELEPYRDAEGFLRLALTASVNGQVIGKDLLSNMSWTFEEMIAYASRGTRVVPGDVLGSGTCGNGGCLAELWGLRGKQTPPPLKPGDTVTLTVEGIGTVSNTVVTGAAPVVLPTGRRRSRERP from the coding sequence ATGCGATTCGCCACCTACGTACACCAGCACCGCACCCGCGTCGCCGTCGTCGAGGAGGACGGCACGCTCTACCCGCTGCCCGGCATCGCTTCTCTCACCGAGCTGATCCGCTCCGGCGGCGGCCTGCCCGCCCTCCTCGAAGCGGGCGCCGCCGCGCTCGACGTACCGCCGGGGCCGCATGTCTCCCAGGTGCGGCTGCTGCCCCCACTCCAGCCGTCCTCCGTACGGGACTTCGTCACCTTCGAGGAACACGTCGAAGGCGTACGCAAGGCCGTGGACGGCGTCGCCGGAGTGCCCGAGCAGTGGTACGCGGCGCCCACCTTCTACTTCACCAACCCGCACGCGACGTTCGGCCCACACGACGACGTCCCCGTGCCCCCGGGCTCCACCGCCCTCGACTACGAACTCGAAGTCGCCGCCGTCATCGGCCGCGAGGGCGGCGACCTCACGCCCGAGCAGGCCCGCGACCACATCATCGGCTACACGATCTTCAACGACTGGTCCGCGCGCGACCTCCAGTCTGCCGAGATGAAGGTCGGCCTCGGCCCCTGCAAGGGAAAAGACACCGCCACCACCCTCGGCCCCTATCTCGTCACGCCCGACGAACTGGAGCCGTACCGCGACGCCGAGGGCTTCCTGCGCCTCGCCCTCACCGCCTCCGTGAACGGGCAGGTCATCGGCAAGGACCTGCTCTCCAACATGAGCTGGACCTTCGAGGAGATGATCGCCTACGCCTCCCGCGGCACCCGCGTCGTCCCCGGCGACGTCCTGGGCTCCGGCACCTGCGGCAACGGCGGCTGCCTGGCCGAACTGTGGGGCCTGCGCGGCAAACAGACCCCACCGCCGCTGAAACCCGGCGACACCGTCACCCTCACCGTCGAAGGCATCGGCACGGTCTCCAACACCGTGGTCACCGGCGCCGCCCCGGTCGTCCTGCCCACCGGCCGGCGCCGCTCCCGGGAACGGCCGTGA
- a CDS encoding VOC family protein, translated as MNGRLLTHLRHVDLAVPDYDKQLDFYSGVWGLTKVAEDSGLSFLAAEGSPEQYVVRLRQADEKRLDLVSYGAASAKDVDTLAEQLLAGNVQLISQPGKVDTPGGGYGFRFFDVDGRTIEVSADVEVRQHRKIEEKEAIPVKLSHVVLNSPDLNRTREWYERHLGFALSDTLSSPHMGEVMHFMRISNQHHSMAIAKGPHTALHHISFEMRGIDEYMRGSGRVLRAGFKKVWGPGRHMAGDNTFTYFLDPHGNTVEYTTELECLDEDTWHPHVYDFSKPEVTDQWGTANAMNEIVAKESFNDPDRGVFVAPPV; from the coding sequence ATGAACGGACGTCTGCTCACCCACCTGCGGCACGTCGACCTCGCCGTGCCCGACTACGACAAGCAGCTCGACTTCTACTCCGGCGTCTGGGGCCTGACCAAGGTCGCCGAGGACTCCGGTCTCTCCTTCCTGGCCGCCGAGGGCTCCCCCGAGCAGTACGTCGTACGGCTGCGCCAAGCCGACGAGAAGCGCCTCGACCTCGTCTCGTACGGGGCGGCCTCAGCGAAGGACGTGGACACGCTCGCGGAGCAACTCCTCGCGGGCAACGTGCAGTTGATCTCGCAGCCCGGGAAGGTCGACACCCCCGGCGGCGGCTACGGTTTCCGCTTCTTCGACGTCGACGGCCGCACCATCGAGGTCTCCGCCGACGTCGAGGTCAGGCAGCACCGCAAGATCGAGGAGAAGGAGGCCATCCCGGTCAAGCTCTCCCACGTCGTCCTCAACTCCCCCGACCTGAACCGGACCCGGGAGTGGTACGAGCGCCACCTCGGCTTCGCACTCTCCGACACACTCTCCTCACCCCACATGGGCGAGGTCATGCACTTTATGCGGATCAGCAACCAGCACCACTCGATGGCCATCGCCAAGGGCCCGCACACCGCCCTGCACCACATTTCCTTCGAGATGCGCGGCATCGACGAGTACATGCGCGGCTCGGGCCGCGTGCTGCGCGCCGGGTTCAAGAAGGTCTGGGGCCCTGGCCGGCACATGGCTGGCGACAACACCTTCACGTACTTCCTCGACCCGCACGGCAACACCGTCGAGTACACCACCGAGCTGGAATGCCTGGACGAGGACACCTGGCACCCGCACGTCTACGACTTCTCCAAGCCCGAGGTCACTGATCAGTGGGGTACGGCGAACGCGATGAACGAGATCGTCGCCAAGGAGTCCTTCAACGACCCCGACCGCGGCGTGTTCGTCGCTCCGCCGGTCTGA
- a CDS encoding amidohydrolase family protein: MTTPPTVDVHAHVLLPQIEALVDGMPGHAEAKALEARRNGPDALKVNGPMIGERIARLTDPTVRLAVMDAQGVDIQLVSPSPSHYHYWADEKTAERVYRLANTATAAHCSAAPDRLLGLGLVPLQHPEQAVHALDHALEQDLSGVEISSHAPGRELSDPAYEPLWARAQETGAIVFLHPFGCTLDARLDRWYLSNSVGQPTENAVALSHLIFSGVLDRHPDLKIIAAHGGGYLPTHIGRADHAWTTRSDAGSGCAHLPSSYLKRLYFDSLVHDPYVLRELVRVAGADRVLLGSDFPFDMGTDDPLGALRTARLSHADFDAVRGGNAAALLRKD; the protein is encoded by the coding sequence GTGACGACCCCGCCCACCGTCGACGTGCACGCCCACGTCCTGCTGCCCCAGATCGAGGCACTGGTGGACGGAATGCCGGGCCACGCCGAGGCCAAGGCCCTGGAGGCCCGCCGCAACGGCCCGGACGCTCTGAAGGTCAACGGCCCGATGATCGGCGAACGCATCGCCCGGCTCACCGATCCGACCGTCCGCCTCGCAGTGATGGACGCCCAGGGTGTGGACATCCAGCTGGTCAGCCCCTCCCCTTCGCATTACCACTACTGGGCCGACGAGAAGACGGCCGAGAGGGTGTACCGGCTGGCCAACACGGCGACAGCAGCGCACTGTTCGGCCGCCCCCGACCGGCTGCTCGGACTCGGTCTCGTACCGCTGCAGCACCCCGAACAGGCGGTGCACGCGCTCGACCACGCCCTTGAGCAGGACCTGTCCGGGGTGGAGATCTCCAGCCACGCACCGGGGCGCGAACTGTCCGACCCCGCCTACGAACCGCTGTGGGCACGGGCCCAAGAGACCGGGGCGATCGTCTTCCTGCACCCCTTCGGCTGCACGCTCGATGCACGCCTCGACCGGTGGTACCTGTCCAACTCCGTCGGCCAGCCCACCGAGAACGCCGTCGCCCTGTCCCACCTGATCTTCTCCGGCGTCCTGGACCGCCACCCCGACCTGAAGATCATCGCGGCGCACGGCGGCGGCTACCTTCCCACCCACATCGGCCGCGCCGACCACGCCTGGACGACCCGCTCCGACGCCGGGTCCGGCTGCGCCCACCTGCCCAGCAGCTACCTCAAGCGTCTCTACTTCGATTCGCTGGTCCACGACCCCTACGTGCTGCGGGAGTTGGTGCGCGTCGCGGGTGCCGATCGGGTGCTGCTCGGCTCCGACTTCCCCTTCGACATGGGCACCGACGACCCGCTCGGTGCCCTGCGCACCGCCCGCCTGTCCCACGCCGACTTCGACGCGGTGCGCGGCGGCAACGCGGCCGCCCTCCTCCGGAAGGACTGA
- a CDS encoding FAD-dependent oxidoreductase: MSTARTVLVIGGGAAGNAATILLRRAGIAVDLIEAKDDWNATAGSGITLQGNALRVLRELGVWEQVEKSGYGFAAVGITAPDGTVLHVAEDLRTGGDDLPATVGMQRPQLQRILIDAVRTSGATVRLGVRATSLEQSADGTGVTVAFDDGSQGRYDLVIAADGLGSATRAAIGITDEPEPTGMAIWRIAAPRPAGVTRTDLAYGGPAYIAGYCPTSVSTLYAYVVEANRDRASIPTTSYADEMRALAQHYGGHWAEITAHITDPTQVNYTWFDRMLIEGSWHRGRVVLVGDAAHCCPPTLAQGAALSMEDAWVLAEMLTAADAWDDALFQAYYERRIHRVRPVVEASVQIGQWQLDGVRDADIPGLMGRTMTMLRELP; encoded by the coding sequence ATGAGCACAGCCCGCACGGTTCTCGTCATCGGCGGTGGCGCGGCCGGCAACGCCGCGACGATTCTGCTGCGCCGCGCCGGGATCGCGGTCGATCTGATCGAGGCCAAGGACGACTGGAACGCCACCGCCGGGTCCGGCATCACCCTCCAGGGCAACGCCCTGCGCGTGCTGCGCGAACTCGGCGTGTGGGAACAGGTGGAGAAGTCCGGGTACGGCTTCGCCGCGGTCGGCATCACCGCCCCCGACGGCACCGTCCTGCATGTCGCCGAGGACCTGCGCACCGGCGGCGACGACCTGCCCGCCACCGTCGGCATGCAGCGCCCCCAACTCCAGCGCATCCTCATCGACGCGGTCCGCACCAGCGGGGCGACCGTCCGCCTCGGTGTCCGGGCCACCTCACTGGAGCAGTCCGCCGACGGTACCGGCGTCACCGTCGCCTTCGACGACGGCAGCCAGGGCCGCTACGACCTGGTGATCGCCGCCGACGGTCTCGGCTCCGCCACCCGCGCGGCCATCGGCATCACGGACGAACCGGAACCCACCGGCATGGCCATCTGGCGGATCGCCGCACCCCGCCCGGCCGGAGTGACCCGCACTGACCTCGCCTACGGCGGCCCCGCCTACATCGCCGGCTACTGCCCGACCAGCGTGAGCACGCTCTACGCGTACGTCGTCGAGGCCAACCGCGACCGTGCCTCCATCCCCACCACGTCCTACGCCGACGAGATGCGTGCCCTGGCACAGCACTACGGCGGCCACTGGGCCGAGATCACCGCGCACATCACCGACCCGACGCAGGTCAACTACACCTGGTTCGACCGGATGCTGATCGAGGGCTCCTGGCACCGCGGCCGTGTCGTCCTCGTCGGCGATGCGGCGCACTGCTGCCCGCCCACCCTCGCCCAGGGCGCGGCCCTGTCGATGGAGGATGCCTGGGTCCTCGCCGAGATGCTGACCGCCGCCGACGCCTGGGACGACGCCCTGTTCCAGGCGTACTACGAGCGGCGGATCCACCGCGTACGTCCCGTCGTCGAAGCGTCCGTGCAGATCGGCCAGTGGCAGCTCGACGGAGTCCGCGACGCTGACATACCCGGGCTGATGGGCCGCACCATGACCATGCTGCGGGAGCTGCCGTGA
- a CDS encoding cyclase family protein: MTAPDRTDPEGAIAGAAKAYSNWGRWGEDDRLGTLNFLDEAKRREGAALVRRGVSFSLSQSFDMDGPQKGWRRRTNPVHTMLDTGTDAALGNQGFPHGLGGADDVIAMPLQCSTQWDGLGHIFDHGKAWNGRPAEQVVTSDGDLVTGIEHMAPYVAGRGVLLDVGQVVGLDGELPDGFAITEEHLTATAEAHGIPVGRGDIILVRTGRLARARREGWGEYAGGPAPGLSFTTAGWLHRTEIAAIATDTWGFEVRPNEFEHAFQPLHQVAIPNMGLLIGEMWDLDALAADCAADGQFDFWLTAAPLPITGAVGSPVSPIAVK, from the coding sequence GTGACAGCTCCCGACCGGACCGACCCGGAGGGTGCGATCGCCGGGGCCGCCAAGGCGTACTCGAACTGGGGGCGTTGGGGCGAGGACGACCGGCTCGGCACCCTCAACTTCCTCGACGAGGCCAAGCGACGCGAAGGCGCCGCGCTGGTACGGCGGGGCGTCAGTTTCTCCCTCTCGCAGAGCTTCGACATGGACGGGCCGCAGAAGGGCTGGCGCCGCCGTACCAACCCCGTACACACGATGCTCGACACGGGCACCGACGCGGCCCTCGGCAACCAGGGCTTCCCGCACGGCCTGGGCGGCGCGGACGACGTGATCGCGATGCCGCTGCAGTGCTCCACGCAGTGGGACGGGCTCGGCCACATCTTCGACCACGGCAAGGCGTGGAACGGACGCCCGGCGGAGCAGGTCGTCACCTCCGACGGCGACCTCGTCACCGGCATAGAACACATGGCCCCGTACGTCGCCGGGCGCGGCGTCCTTCTCGACGTGGGCCAAGTGGTGGGCCTGGACGGCGAGTTGCCGGACGGTTTCGCGATCACCGAGGAGCATCTGACCGCGACCGCCGAGGCGCACGGCATACCAGTCGGCCGCGGCGACATCATCCTCGTGCGCACGGGACGGCTCGCGCGGGCCCGGCGCGAGGGCTGGGGCGAGTACGCGGGCGGCCCCGCACCCGGCCTCTCCTTCACCACCGCTGGCTGGCTGCACCGCACCGAGATCGCCGCGATCGCCACCGACACCTGGGGCTTCGAGGTCCGCCCGAACGAGTTCGAGCACGCCTTCCAGCCACTGCACCAGGTCGCCATCCCCAACATGGGCCTGCTCATCGGCGAGATGTGGGACCTGGACGCGCTGGCCGCCGACTGCGCGGCCGACGGCCAGTTCGACTTCTGGCTGACCGCCGCTCCGCTGCCGATCACCGGTGCGGTCGGTTCGCCCGTCAGCCCCATCGCCGTCAAGTAG